A genome region from Acinetobacter lwoffii includes the following:
- the uraH gene encoding hydroxyisourate hydrolase, with the protein MISSHILDTNLGKPAANVLIKLFNADGMLLGEGQTNADGRVTDFGLSEFSTGSYSLEFATADYFESLNTETFFPKAVIHFLVKDASQHFHIPLLISPFAYSTYRGS; encoded by the coding sequence ATGATCAGCTCACATATTTTAGATACAAATCTTGGGAAACCTGCTGCCAATGTCTTGATTAAATTATTCAATGCAGACGGTATGTTACTTGGTGAAGGGCAAACCAATGCAGATGGCCGTGTGACCGACTTTGGTTTAAGCGAATTTTCTACGGGTAGCTATAGCTTAGAGTTTGCCACAGCGGACTATTTTGAAAGTCTTAATACCGAAACTTTTTTCCCAAAAGCAGTAATTCATTTCTTAGTAAAAGATGCCTCACAGCATTTTCATATTCCTTTGTTGATTAGCCCTTTTGCCTATTCAACATATCGCGGTAGCTAA
- a CDS encoding nucleobase:cation symporter-2 family protein, with protein sequence MTEQNQTVSPEHEYLGAGKSLAYGLQHVLTMYGGIIAPPLIIGTAAGLEPAQIGLLIAAALFVGGLATILQTVGVKYIGAKLPLVQGVSFAGVATMIAIVTAGGGLSAVYGAVIVASLIGFFLAPYFSKIIRFFPPIVTGCVITVIGLSLLPVAVRWMMGGNSKAPDWGSAENISLAFLTLAIVIVLNITRNATIRRLSILLAIVLGTVLAYAMGFGDFSKVANGNWIQFPSFFAFGMPTFELSAIIAMLIVTLVIMTETTADIIAVGEIVGTKVDAERITNGLRADMLSSAAAPIFGSFMQSAFAQNVGLVAITGVKSRFVVAAGGLILVVLGILPIMGRLIAAIPVPVLGGAGLVLFGTVAASGIRTLAKIDYSEQKNLIIVATAIAAGMIPIIDHSFYANFPKWVQTLFHSGISSTCLMAIVLNIVFNHLNFFKSKEVNKTSNIVIDSHH encoded by the coding sequence ATGACAGAACAAAATCAAACAGTTTCACCAGAACATGAATATTTAGGTGCAGGGAAAAGCCTAGCTTATGGCTTACAACATGTATTGACGATGTATGGCGGTATTATTGCGCCGCCACTGATTATTGGTACAGCCGCAGGACTTGAACCTGCACAAATTGGTTTATTAATTGCAGCAGCATTATTTGTCGGTGGTTTAGCCACGATTTTACAAACGGTCGGTGTGAAATACATCGGTGCAAAATTACCCCTAGTTCAAGGCGTATCCTTTGCTGGTGTGGCAACGATGATTGCCATAGTCACTGCAGGTGGTGGGCTTTCGGCAGTATATGGTGCGGTTATTGTTGCTTCATTAATCGGTTTCTTTTTAGCACCATATTTTTCAAAAATTATTCGTTTTTTCCCGCCAATCGTGACCGGCTGCGTGATTACCGTGATTGGTTTGTCATTGCTACCTGTCGCAGTACGTTGGATGATGGGTGGAAATAGCAAAGCGCCTGATTGGGGCAGTGCTGAAAATATTAGTTTGGCTTTTCTAACTTTAGCCATTGTCATTGTGCTGAATATTACTCGAAACGCTACAATTCGTCGTTTATCCATCTTATTAGCAATTGTGCTAGGTACAGTGCTGGCATATGCGATGGGCTTTGGCGATTTCTCAAAAGTCGCAAATGGCAATTGGATTCAATTCCCAAGTTTCTTTGCCTTTGGTATGCCAACATTTGAACTGAGTGCCATTATTGCCATGCTAATTGTGACATTGGTGATTATGACTGAAACTACAGCTGATATTATCGCTGTTGGTGAAATTGTCGGTACCAAAGTCGACGCTGAACGTATTACCAATGGGCTACGTGCCGATATGCTTTCAAGTGCGGCAGCACCAATATTTGGCTCATTCATGCAAAGTGCCTTTGCACAAAATGTAGGCTTGGTCGCGATTACTGGTGTAAAAAGCCGTTTTGTTGTTGCAGCGGGTGGCTTAATTTTAGTTGTATTGGGTATTTTACCAATTATGGGCCGTTTGATTGCTGCAATTCCTGTACCGGTATTGGGTGGCGCAGGTTTGGTATTGTTTGGTACAGTGGCTGCAAGTGGTATTCGTACTTTAGCTAAAATTGATTATAGTGAGCAAAAGAACCTAATCATTGTTGCTACAGCAATTGCCGCAGGTATGATTCCAATTATTGATCACTCATTCTATGCGAACTTCCCAAAATGGGTACAAACCCTGTTCCATTCAGGTATTAGTTCAACGTGCCTCATGGCCATCGTATTAAATATTGTGTTTAACCATCTAAACTTTTTTAAAAGTAAAGAAGTGAATAAAACCAGCAATATTGTTATAGATAGTCATCACTAA
- a CDS encoding ureidoglycolate lyase yields the protein MVQTIQLQPLSIENFAPFGEVICCGGQDFFHINDAHTERYHALVTTEIFGEAHAGISIFRNIKQTEIPFSVSMLERHPNGSQAFIPMQGQAFLIVVAPALDDQTPDISKLCAFISDGTQGVNYHAGTWHHPLLTLEAPSNFAVVDRIGIGHNCDVYQFNEVLNIVA from the coding sequence ATGGTTCAAACAATTCAGCTACAGCCCCTGAGCATTGAAAACTTTGCCCCTTTTGGTGAGGTGATTTGCTGCGGAGGACAGGATTTTTTTCATATCAATGATGCACATACCGAGCGTTATCATGCCCTTGTAACCACTGAAATCTTCGGTGAAGCACATGCAGGTATTAGTATTTTTCGTAATATTAAACAGACAGAAATTCCTTTTTCGGTTTCGATGCTTGAGCGACATCCGAATGGCTCACAAGCTTTTATCCCGATGCAAGGTCAGGCTTTTTTAATTGTGGTGGCACCTGCATTGGATGATCAAACGCCTGATATTTCAAAACTCTGTGCTTTTATTTCAGATGGTACACAAGGTGTTAACTACCATGCAGGTACATGGCATCACCCTCTATTAACTTTAGAGGCGCCAAGTAACTTTGCCGTGGTTGATCGTATTGGTATTGGACATAATTGTGATGTTTATCAGTTTAATGAAGTACTCAATATCGTGGCATAA
- a CDS encoding LysR family transcriptional regulator, whose protein sequence is MSITFSRFSEYFMAVARTGSLRKAAEQLFISVSAVHRQIVLAEEELGVALFERLPQGLKLTLAGELLYADLLKWQKEYQLTRIRFDEIQGLSRGNIEMGFISALNDGFVVDCIQRMAESYPWINLNISMNSSEEISRKIIDAELDFGIILNPKSHNQLEILSFIEIPLGYVLSPHHTLAGMDKIYLSDTLNERHIMPSEPLVISDYVHTLYKHHKFNPIQKIECNDIRMITSLIQQQLGIGLMSYMDALPLLNSKKIVFKPIREKGMHRLTIALCVASKRQTSRLSQIMVNLLVEKMEEIKLQLKQLP, encoded by the coding sequence ATGTCGATTACCTTTTCCCGATTTTCTGAATATTTTATGGCTGTTGCCCGTACTGGCAGTTTACGTAAAGCCGCAGAACAGCTTTTTATTTCAGTCTCTGCAGTGCATCGGCAAATTGTTCTTGCTGAAGAAGAGTTAGGCGTTGCTTTATTTGAGCGTTTACCGCAGGGGCTGAAGCTAACGTTAGCAGGTGAATTACTTTATGCTGATTTGCTTAAATGGCAAAAAGAATATCAGCTGACTCGAATTCGATTTGATGAAATTCAAGGATTAAGTCGCGGCAATATTGAAATGGGTTTTATTTCTGCCCTAAATGATGGTTTTGTCGTGGATTGTATTCAACGCATGGCTGAAAGCTATCCATGGATTAATCTCAATATCAGTATGAATAGCAGTGAAGAAATATCGAGAAAAATCATTGATGCAGAATTAGATTTTGGCATTATCTTAAATCCTAAAAGTCACAATCAATTAGAAATCTTATCCTTTATTGAAATTCCTTTAGGCTATGTTTTATCACCACATCACACCTTAGCCGGCATGGATAAAATCTATTTATCTGACACTTTAAATGAGCGTCATATCATGCCAAGTGAGCCCTTAGTCATCAGTGATTATGTACATACACTCTATAAACATCACAAATTTAATCCTATACAAAAGATAGAATGTAATGACATTAGAATGATAACATCATTAATTCAACAACAATTAGGCATTGGCTTAATGTCATATATGGATGCATTACCACTTTTAAACTCAAAAAAGATCGTATTTAAGCCCATTCGTGAAAAAGGTATGCATCGTTTAACCATTGCACTGTGCGTCGCTTCAAAACGTCAAACATCTCGTCTTTCACAAATAATGGTAAATTTATTGGTCGAAAAAATGGAAGAAATCAAATTGCAATTAAAGCAACTTCCTTAA
- the alc gene encoding allantoicase, giving the protein MATLLAPDFDIPAQLQTLTNLADDRIGAKIIECSDEFFAEAKRMLQFDAPIFVEDKFDDHGKWMDGWETRRKRHTGYDWAIIQLGVAGHIKALDIDTTFFTGNYPASASVEACYAPDGDLAQAEWLNILENNVLGPSQHHVLPITADQVFTHVRLNIFPDGGVARFKVYGEVSVQQQDHTATIDLVALENGGRVIAYSDAHFGHPRNLINPGRGINMGDGWETKRRRAPGFDWCILALGQTGAIEKIDIDTAHFKGNFPAQVSIQAVYVKDATDPQLIPQSMFWPFLLEAQDMQMDHIHSFVNEILQHEKISHIRINMIPDGGISRIRLWGKTKS; this is encoded by the coding sequence ATGGCGACTTTATTAGCACCCGATTTTGATATTCCTGCACAATTACAGACACTTACCAATTTGGCAGATGACCGTATTGGTGCAAAAATTATTGAATGTTCAGATGAATTTTTCGCAGAAGCAAAACGTATGCTTCAATTTGACGCGCCAATTTTTGTTGAAGATAAATTCGATGACCATGGTAAATGGATGGATGGTTGGGAAACGCGCCGTAAACGTCACACAGGTTATGACTGGGCAATTATTCAATTGGGCGTAGCTGGGCATATTAAGGCTTTAGATATTGACACTACCTTCTTCACTGGGAATTACCCTGCTTCAGCTTCAGTTGAAGCCTGCTACGCCCCTGATGGCGATCTTGCTCAAGCTGAATGGTTGAACATATTAGAGAACAACGTACTTGGCCCAAGTCAGCATCATGTTTTGCCGATTACAGCTGACCAAGTTTTTACTCATGTGCGTTTAAATATTTTTCCTGATGGTGGTGTTGCTCGTTTTAAAGTGTATGGTGAAGTGAGCGTTCAACAACAAGATCACACTGCAACAATTGATTTAGTTGCTTTAGAAAATGGTGGACGTGTAATTGCTTATAGCGATGCACATTTTGGTCATCCACGTAATCTGATTAACCCAGGTCGCGGAATTAATATGGGTGATGGTTGGGAAACCAAACGTCGTCGTGCACCGGGCTTTGATTGGTGTATTTTGGCTTTGGGTCAAACTGGTGCAATTGAAAAAATTGATATCGATACGGCACACTTTAAAGGCAACTTTCCAGCCCAAGTCTCTATTCAAGCCGTATATGTTAAAGATGCAACTGATCCACAATTAATTCCACAAAGTATGTTCTGGCCATTTTTGCTTGAAGCACAAGACATGCAAATGGATCATATTCATAGCTTTGTAAACGAAATTTTGCAACATGAAAAGATCTCGCATATTCGCATTAATATGATTCCAGATGGTGGTATCAGCCGTATTCGTTTGTGGGGTAAAACCAAAAGCTAA
- a CDS encoding IS5-like element ISAha1 family transposase produces the protein MNKPTHKIYRTTNWSSYNSALINRGNLSIWFDPKTQWYAQPKGKHGRNQTYSDTAIQCCLMIKSLFRLSLRMVTGFVQSLIHLCRLDWTAPDYSTICRRQKHIDIAINYQKSSNGLQLLVDSTGLKFLGEGEWKRKKHQPEYRRQWRKLHIGIDAETLQIRAIQLTTNNVSDSQVLGDLLDQIPQDEQIDSVYTDGAYDTKQCRQVIADRQAHAVIPPRKNAKPWKDTKTSSLERNELLRTVKRLGRTIWKNWSGYHRRSLIETKMHCIKLLGDKLRARNFQSQVNEIHARVAVLNKFTDLGRPHTQVAT, from the coding sequence ATGAATAAGCCCACACATAAAATCTATCGTACAACCAATTGGTCTTCTTATAACAGTGCATTAATAAATCGAGGAAATCTCTCAATTTGGTTTGATCCCAAGACTCAATGGTACGCTCAACCCAAAGGTAAACATGGTCGAAATCAAACTTATTCAGATACAGCCATCCAATGCTGTTTAATGATCAAATCCTTATTTCGTCTTTCTTTACGCATGGTCACTGGCTTTGTGCAAAGTCTCATTCATCTTTGTAGATTAGATTGGACAGCACCAGACTATTCCACCATCTGCAGAAGACAAAAGCATATTGATATTGCAATTAACTATCAAAAAAGCAGTAATGGTCTCCAGCTACTCGTCGATTCTACTGGCTTAAAGTTTCTAGGTGAAGGTGAATGGAAGCGTAAGAAACACCAACCTGAATATCGTCGCCAATGGCGTAAACTTCATATTGGTATAGATGCTGAAACCCTTCAAATACGCGCTATTCAACTCACTACAAATAATGTGAGTGATTCACAAGTGCTTGGTGATTTACTCGATCAGATTCCACAAGATGAGCAGATTGACTCTGTCTATACTGATGGGGCTTATGACACCAAGCAATGCCGTCAAGTAATTGCAGACCGACAAGCACATGCGGTGATTCCGCCAAGAAAAAATGCGAAACCTTGGAAAGATACAAAGACCAGCTCGCTAGAGCGAAATGAATTACTTCGAACAGTTAAACGTTTAGGAAGAACAATATGGAAAAATTGGTCAGGCTATCATCGCAGAAGTCTGATAGAAACCAAGATGCATTGCATCAAATTATTAGGCGATAAACTCCGTGCGAGAAACTTTCAAAGCCAAGTCAATGAGATTCATGCACGTGTGGCCGTATTAAATAAATTTACAGATTTAGGCCGACCTCACACCCAAGTTGCCACTTAA
- the hpxO gene encoding FAD-dependent urate hydroxylase HpxO: MEITIIGAGMAGLTTGIALKKFGHQVTIYEQAEQILPVGAAISLWSNGVKCLNYLGLTEQVEKLGGKMDNLAYIDGLTGDVMTQFSLYPLIEEVGQRPYPVSRAELQNMLMDEFGREDIHLAKKMISFVEEGVRVKIQFADGSEIESDLLVGADGTHSITRAYVLGEQVERRYAGYVNWNGLVDVSDDYAAADQWTTFVGEGKRVSLMPVANNRFYFFFDVPLAVGLENDRSQYKALFKQYFKGWCEPVQKLIDAVDVQKTNRVEIHDIEPFANFYKGRVVIVGDAAHSTTPDIGQGGCQAMEDAIYLARSLQINTLGLQDSLRRYQNKRNERANELVLRARKRCDVTHMKDEAVTREWYEELRKEQGNHIMKGIISNIVGNPLD, encoded by the coding sequence ATGGAAATTACAATTATTGGTGCAGGTATGGCGGGTCTAACTACAGGCATCGCACTAAAAAAATTCGGACACCAAGTAACCATCTATGAACAGGCAGAACAAATTTTACCGGTGGGTGCTGCTATTTCGTTATGGTCTAACGGTGTGAAATGTCTAAATTATTTGGGTTTGACAGAGCAAGTTGAAAAGCTTGGCGGCAAAATGGATAACCTTGCTTATATTGATGGTCTGACGGGCGATGTGATGACCCAGTTTAGCCTTTATCCATTGATTGAAGAAGTCGGGCAACGACCATATCCGGTATCACGTGCGGAACTTCAGAATATGTTAATGGATGAATTTGGTCGTGAAGATATTCATCTAGCTAAGAAAATGATTTCTTTTGTTGAAGAAGGAGTGCGTGTAAAAATTCAATTTGCAGATGGTAGCGAAATAGAATCTGATCTATTGGTGGGTGCAGACGGTACACACTCAATTACTCGTGCCTATGTTTTAGGTGAGCAAGTTGAGCGACGCTATGCAGGCTATGTCAATTGGAATGGTCTCGTTGATGTCTCAGACGATTATGCCGCAGCAGATCAATGGACAACGTTTGTAGGTGAAGGCAAACGTGTTTCACTGATGCCAGTGGCGAATAATCGTTTCTATTTCTTTTTTGATGTGCCGTTAGCTGTTGGTCTTGAAAATGATCGTAGCCAATACAAAGCTTTATTCAAACAATACTTTAAAGGATGGTGTGAGCCTGTCCAAAAGTTAATTGATGCAGTCGATGTGCAAAAGACCAATCGTGTAGAAATTCACGATATCGAACCATTTGCCAATTTTTACAAAGGTCGAGTGGTGATTGTAGGTGATGCAGCGCACAGTACAACACCTGATATTGGTCAAGGCGGCTGCCAAGCGATGGAAGATGCTATCTATTTGGCACGTTCATTGCAAATTAATACCTTAGGTTTACAAGATTCTTTACGTCGCTATCAGAACAAGCGTAATGAACGTGCCAATGAGTTGGTACTTCGTGCCCGTAAGCGCTGTGATGTGACACATATGAAAGATGAAGCGGTGACCCGAGAGTGGTATGAAGAGTTACGTAAAGAACAAGGCAATCATATTATGAAGGGAATTATTAGTAACATTGTCGGTAATCCACTCGACTAA
- the uraD gene encoding 2-oxo-4-hydroxy-4-carboxy-5-ureidoimidazoline decarboxylase, with protein MQLVEFNQASEADVKTFLKHCVQIESWANELLSQRPYASLDSILEYAAQAARTWSWEEIKSALDNHPRIGEKKAQAELSELEKNFSNREQSAISADEETQMALLKGNIAYEKKYGYIFLIKASGLSSENVLQALQYRLLNNPETEKRIVHHQLAEIALLRLKQELSA; from the coding sequence GTGCAACTTGTTGAATTTAATCAAGCATCCGAAGCCGATGTAAAAACATTTTTAAAGCACTGTGTGCAAATTGAAAGCTGGGCGAATGAGCTGCTCAGTCAGCGTCCGTATGCATCATTAGACAGTATTTTGGAATACGCGGCTCAAGCTGCTCGTACATGGTCGTGGGAAGAAATTAAATCTGCTTTAGATAATCACCCGCGTATTGGTGAAAAAAAAGCCCAAGCTGAACTTTCTGAATTAGAAAAGAATTTTTCCAACCGTGAACAATCCGCTATTTCAGCCGATGAAGAAACACAAATGGCATTGCTCAAAGGCAACATCGCTTATGAAAAAAAGTACGGCTATATCTTCTTAATTAAAGCTTCAGGCTTAAGCAGTGAAAATGTATTACAAGCATTGCAGTACCGTCTGCTGAATAATCCAGAAACTGAAAAGCGTATTGTCCATCATCAATTGGCTGAAATTGCCTTATTAAGATTAAAACAGGAGCTAAGTGCATGA
- the puuE gene encoding allantoinase PuuE, producing the protein MTATYLRGQDLIDQIQQQDYSRDLIGYHGEPPKVEWPNGARVAVQFVLNYEEGGENHVEHGDAGSEQFLSDIIGAASFPDKHMSMDSMYEYGSRAGFWRIHQEFKKRQLPMTIFGVGMALARNPYIVEAIKAANYDVVSHGQRWLHYQDMPIEQERQHMDQAISVLETLFGKTPIGWYTGRDSPNTRKLLAEFPQIQYDCDYYGDDLPFWSTVTNVDGATRPHLIIPYTLESNDMKFCSPGGFNSGEQFYQYLKDAFDVLYAEGETAPKMLSIGMHCRILGRPGRFKALQRFLDYVQSHEKVWVCRRADIAEHWIKHHAP; encoded by the coding sequence GTGACAGCAACATATTTACGTGGGCAAGATCTGATAGACCAGATTCAACAACAAGACTATTCCAGAGATCTGATTGGCTATCATGGAGAACCACCCAAAGTGGAATGGCCAAATGGTGCTCGTGTCGCGGTTCAGTTTGTATTGAACTATGAAGAAGGCGGTGAAAACCATGTAGAACATGGTGATGCAGGTTCAGAACAGTTTTTGTCAGATATTATTGGCGCGGCCAGTTTTCCAGACAAACACATGTCGATGGATTCCATGTACGAATATGGCTCACGAGCGGGCTTTTGGCGCATTCACCAAGAGTTTAAAAAACGCCAACTCCCCATGACCATTTTCGGTGTGGGTATGGCTTTGGCACGCAATCCTTACATTGTGGAAGCGATTAAAGCAGCCAATTATGATGTCGTATCGCATGGTCAACGTTGGTTGCATTATCAAGATATGCCAATCGAACAAGAACGCCAACATATGGATCAAGCTATTAGCGTGCTTGAAACGCTATTTGGTAAAACACCAATCGGTTGGTATACCGGACGTGATAGCCCGAATACTCGAAAATTACTTGCTGAATTTCCTCAGATTCAATATGACTGTGACTATTATGGCGATGACTTACCATTTTGGAGCACAGTGACGAATGTAGATGGTGCAACACGTCCGCATTTAATCATTCCATATACACTTGAAAGTAATGATATGAAGTTTTGCTCGCCGGGTGGTTTTAATAGTGGTGAGCAATTTTATCAATACCTTAAAGATGCCTTTGATGTGTTATATGCCGAAGGTGAAACTGCGCCAAAAATGCTATCTATTGGTATGCACTGTCGTATTTTAGGGCGACCAGGACGCTTTAAAGCACTACAAAGATTCTTAGATTATGTGCAATCGCATGAAAAAGTATGGGTTTGTCGTCGTGCCGATATTGCAGAACATTGGATAAAACACCATGCACCGTAA